One window from the genome of Commensalibacter oyaizuii encodes:
- the cysQ gene encoding 3'(2'),5'-bisphosphate nucleotidase CysQ — MHHASDQNLMSLAVDLAQQAARLINDVRATGIKVCTKSDLSPVTQADKASEALILAGLRAYAPSIPIIAEEEMAEGIKTQVESEFWLIDPLDGTKGFIRGSKNFTINIGLIRNHKPVLGVVALPAYDEIFCGIVGKGAWRIDATGQTPIHVSTLPKDGFRIITSHHYANDPKLKKVLQGFPIHSVDTMGSASKIIRIAEGKADLHFRFNSIMEWDTAAPQAVLEAAGGYLRTFDNQPLQYGKKNWRNPAFFCSGTTIDSFLNNFND, encoded by the coding sequence ATGCATCATGCCTCCGATCAAAACTTAATGTCCTTAGCCGTAGATCTTGCCCAACAAGCGGCAAGATTAATAAACGACGTTCGCGCAACAGGTATTAAAGTTTGTACGAAATCGGATCTTAGCCCTGTTACCCAAGCCGACAAAGCTTCTGAAGCATTGATTTTAGCTGGGTTACGCGCATATGCACCATCCATCCCCATCATCGCCGAAGAGGAAATGGCCGAAGGAATAAAAACTCAAGTTGAATCAGAATTTTGGTTAATAGATCCACTTGACGGTACCAAAGGATTTATAAGAGGCAGCAAAAATTTTACGATAAATATCGGTCTTATTCGCAACCACAAACCAGTTTTAGGGGTTGTTGCCCTGCCCGCCTATGATGAGATTTTCTGTGGCATCGTGGGTAAGGGTGCTTGGCGCATTGATGCGACAGGTCAAACCCCCATTCATGTCAGTACTTTGCCTAAAGACGGATTTCGTATTATTACCTCACACCATTATGCCAATGATCCCAAATTAAAAAAAGTGCTGCAAGGTTTTCCAATTCATTCTGTTGATACCATGGGATCGGCCAGCAAAATTATTCGAATAGCCGAGGGCAAAGCCGATTTACATTTTCGTTTCAATTCCATTATGGAATGGGATACCGCCGCACCCCAAGCGGTTTTGGAGGCCGCTGGGGGATATTTACGAACATTTGACAACCAACCTTTGCAATATGGTAAAAAAAATTGGCGTAATCCTGCTTTTTTTTGTTCTGGGACTACGATTGACAGCTTTTTGAATAATTTTAATGACTAG
- a CDS encoding L-threonylcarbamoyladenylate synthase has translation MTILFSNSIPDIQKAAQIITQGGVVAFGTETVYGLGADATNTTAVLKIYQAKGRPNFNPLIVHFADIDHVFQFVKKTELAYELAIKFWPGPLTLVLPQHQPCPISPVATANLPTMAVRIPNTFVAQRLIHYSKKPIAAPSANPSGKISPSTAQHVIEGLDKKIDAIIDSGPCHVGVESTILDLSQPIPTLLRPGGIPVEALTPICGPITIDTPIETKIIAPGQLSSHYAPSLPVRLNCQHLLPNEALLAFGPPISHHGLYCNLSVSGNLEEAAQNLFACLRFLDSEGQRIGVKGIAVMPIPQIGLGLAICDRLQRAAAPRSI, from the coding sequence ATGACCATTTTGTTTTCCAACTCTATCCCAGATATTCAAAAAGCAGCACAAATTATTACCCAAGGTGGGGTGGTCGCATTCGGTACGGAAACAGTTTACGGATTGGGTGCAGATGCAACCAATACCACGGCCGTACTAAAAATTTATCAGGCAAAAGGACGGCCCAATTTCAATCCGTTAATCGTTCATTTTGCTGATATTGATCACGTTTTCCAATTTGTTAAAAAAACAGAGCTTGCCTATGAATTAGCTATAAAATTTTGGCCAGGTCCTTTAACATTGGTATTGCCTCAACACCAACCCTGTCCTATCAGCCCTGTTGCAACTGCAAATTTACCTACAATGGCAGTAAGGATTCCAAACACCTTCGTAGCCCAACGTCTTATCCACTACAGCAAAAAACCAATTGCTGCCCCCTCTGCCAATCCATCAGGAAAAATCAGTCCCTCTACTGCTCAACATGTTATAGAAGGGTTGGACAAAAAAATAGATGCGATTATTGATTCTGGGCCTTGCCATGTTGGCGTAGAGAGTACAATTTTAGATTTAAGTCAACCCATCCCTACCCTATTGCGTCCTGGCGGCATTCCAGTCGAAGCACTAACCCCTATTTGTGGGCCTATCACCATAGATACCCCTATTGAAACAAAGATTATTGCCCCTGGGCAGCTCAGCTCACATTATGCGCCTTCTTTACCCGTAAGGTTAAATTGCCAACATTTATTACCTAACGAAGCTTTATTAGCTTTTGGTCCCCCTATTTCCCATCATGGTCTCTATTGTAATTTAAGCGTTTCTGGTAACTTAGAGGAGGCTGCACAAAATTTATTTGCTTGTTTGCGTTTTCTTGATAGTGAAGGACAACGAATTGGGGTAAAAGGGATTGCAGTTATGCCTATACCGCAAATAGGATTGGGATTAGCAATTTGTGACCGACTTCAACGTGCTGCGGCACCACGATCAATATAA
- a CDS encoding FAD-binding oxidoreductase, translating into MDIANFIKELTEILGPQGILTDAKDTETYNTDWRQIFTGTSIAVLRPQTTQQVADAVKICARYKVAIVPQGGNTSLVGGAIPSTNDVQVVLSLSRMNKIRNIDTLDSTITLEAGVILEDAQNAAKEAGLYLPIVISSQGSAQIGGIIATNAGGNNTLRYGNAREFVLGLEVVTADGQILHNLRRLRKDNTGYALKQIFIGSEGTLGIITAAVLHLHPYPRSTEVALCAIPDLQKALRLLHLFNSHNPAALQAFEYISQKGMELVCSQFPELHFPLETTAPVYIIVELALPEQGDGLRTLFETVLGEAFEEEVVLDAVLAESETQRQNLWRFREEQAESQKRAGANIKNDVSVPISSIPDFVERATRACESFYPGIQVTPFGHLGDGNIHFNLVQPQHEDGKLFMSKSHDIMDAVSQVVYELEGSFSAEHGIGQLKNYMMPSWRGGVELELMKKIKESLDPCNILNPGKIFPQDAH; encoded by the coding sequence ATGGACATCGCCAATTTTATCAAAGAATTAACCGAAATTCTTGGCCCACAAGGGATCTTAACCGATGCAAAAGACACTGAAACTTATAATACCGATTGGCGTCAAATTTTTACAGGAACCAGTATTGCTGTTTTAAGACCTCAAACAACCCAACAGGTTGCAGATGCCGTTAAGATCTGTGCCCGTTATAAAGTGGCAATTGTACCCCAAGGCGGTAATACCAGTCTGGTTGGGGGGGCAATCCCTTCGACAAATGATGTACAAGTGGTTCTTAGCCTAAGCAGAATGAATAAGATCCGTAATATCGATACCCTTGATTCTACAATAACACTTGAAGCTGGTGTTATTTTGGAAGATGCACAAAATGCTGCCAAAGAGGCAGGATTATATCTGCCAATTGTTATTTCCTCCCAAGGGTCTGCGCAAATTGGGGGGATCATTGCAACAAATGCTGGGGGGAATAATACCTTAAGATACGGGAATGCCCGTGAATTCGTGTTGGGGTTAGAAGTCGTCACTGCAGACGGTCAAATTTTACATAATTTACGCCGATTAAGAAAGGATAATACAGGATACGCTTTAAAACAGATCTTTATTGGATCTGAGGGGACACTTGGTATTATCACTGCTGCGGTTTTACATTTGCATCCTTATCCTCGTTCAACAGAAGTAGCATTATGCGCCATTCCTGATCTGCAAAAAGCATTACGTCTATTGCATCTTTTCAATAGTCATAACCCTGCGGCTTTGCAAGCTTTTGAATATATCTCTCAAAAAGGGATGGAGCTTGTTTGTTCTCAATTCCCAGAATTACATTTCCCTTTAGAAACCACCGCCCCTGTCTATATTATTGTTGAACTTGCCTTGCCCGAACAAGGGGACGGATTAAGAACACTTTTTGAAACCGTTTTAGGCGAAGCCTTTGAAGAAGAAGTTGTTCTGGATGCCGTTTTAGCAGAGAGTGAAACACAACGTCAAAATCTGTGGCGTTTTCGAGAAGAACAAGCTGAATCACAAAAACGCGCTGGGGCAAATATTAAAAATGATGTTTCCGTTCCTATCTCTTCCATCCCCGACTTTGTTGAACGTGCTACACGTGCTTGCGAATCCTTTTATCCAGGTATCCAAGTCACTCCCTTTGGCCATTTGGGGGATGGGAATATCCACTTTAATTTGGTTCAACCTCAGCATGAAGATGGCAAGCTTTTCATGAGTAAAAGTCATGATATCATGGATGCTGTCTCCCAAGTTGTTTATGAGCTAGAAGGTTCTTTCTCAGCCGAACATGGAATTGGGCAACTAAAAAATTACATGATGCCTTCTTGGCGTGGTGGGGTTGAATTAGAACTTATGAAAAAAATTAAAGAAAGCTTAGATCCTTGTAATATTCTAAATCCTGGTAAAATTTTTCCACAAGATGCCCACTAA